The Fulvivirga ligni genome window below encodes:
- a CDS encoding dimethylarginine dimethylaminohydrolase family protein, translating to MLEIYVNDETSKLQAVILGTAKGFGGVPKLEEAYDPKSIEHIKNGTYPQEADVQAEMEAFATVLKKHGVEVYRPEVIEDYNQVFSRDIGFVIEDKFIRPRILKNRKEEIRGIQYVLNKINPEQQLEVPEGGRVEGGDVMPWKDHLFVGYSKKEDFEEYIVARTNEEGVNFLQESFPNKKVKAFELKKSDTDPKENALHLDCCFQPIGENKAIIYKGGFKNEEDYQFLVDFFGKENIIEITKDEMYQMNSNVFSISKQVIVSEQSFTRLNAELEKHGFTVEKIPYSETSKMEGLLRCSTLPLRREK from the coding sequence ATGTTAGAGATTTATGTTAATGATGAGACTTCTAAGCTGCAGGCCGTGATCCTGGGTACAGCTAAGGGGTTTGGTGGAGTGCCTAAGTTGGAAGAGGCTTATGATCCAAAATCCATAGAACACATAAAAAACGGAACTTACCCGCAGGAAGCTGACGTGCAAGCCGAAATGGAGGCATTTGCAACAGTACTGAAAAAGCATGGCGTGGAGGTATATAGACCGGAAGTAATAGAAGATTACAATCAGGTTTTTTCCAGAGATATTGGTTTTGTAATAGAAGATAAGTTTATAAGACCGCGCATCTTAAAAAACCGAAAAGAAGAAATTAGAGGCATACAATATGTGCTTAATAAAATAAATCCTGAGCAGCAGCTAGAGGTGCCAGAAGGTGGTAGAGTAGAGGGCGGAGATGTGATGCCCTGGAAAGACCATTTGTTTGTTGGATATTCTAAAAAAGAGGATTTTGAAGAGTATATCGTAGCTAGAACCAACGAAGAAGGAGTTAACTTTTTACAAGAAAGCTTCCCGAATAAAAAAGTAAAGGCTTTTGAGTTAAAAAAGTCAGACACAGATCCTAAAGAAAATGCTTTGCATTTAGATTGCTGTTTTCAGCCTATTGGCGAAAATAAGGCCATTATTTACAAGGGCGGCTTTAAAAATGAAGAAGACTATCAATTTTTAGTTGACTTTTTCGGTAAAGAAAATATTATTGAGATCACAAAAGATGAAATGTATCAGATGAACTCTAATGTATTTTCTATCAGCAAGCAGGTAATAGTTTCAGAGCAGAGTTTTACCAGGCTTAATGCTGAGCTGGAAAAGCATGGTTTTACGGTAGAAAAAATACCTTATTCTGAAACATCAAAAATGGAAGGACTGCTAAGGTGCTCCACGTTACCATTAAGAAGAGAAAAGTAA
- a CDS encoding arginine decarboxylase, which yields MKKYIDLIEQTFEFPQEEFKVENNELFFNGVPLMDIIEKYGTPLKLSYLPKISENINYAKKIFSNAMKKHNYEGSYTYCYCTKSSHFNFVLEEALKNDIHIETSSSFDIPIVRKLHEENKVTKDTFVVCNGFKRPLYKQYISDLLNDGFKNCVPVLDNLNELEYYEDKVNGEFNVGIRIAADEEPNFEFYTSRLGIRYSDVNTLYRDQIKPSKKAKLKLLHFFINTGIKDTAYYWSELSRFIFKYCELKKECPELDTIDIGGGFPIKTSLHFEYDYKYIVEQIIENIKWICGKNNVPVPNIFTEFGSFTVGESGAVLYSIMDQKLQNDKELWYMIDGSFITHLPDAWGLNQKYILLPVNKWDDMFHKVNLGGLTCDSMDYYNSEAHSGDVFMPMVDPKGKEKLYIGFFHTGAYQESLGGYGGIQHCLIPAPKHVLINKNSKGEIETKLFTEEQESEAMLKLLGYNK from the coding sequence GTGAAAAAATATATTGATTTAATAGAGCAGACATTTGAATTCCCACAGGAGGAATTTAAAGTCGAGAACAATGAATTGTTCTTTAACGGAGTTCCTTTGATGGATATTATTGAGAAGTACGGTACTCCATTAAAGCTTAGTTATTTACCTAAGATTAGCGAAAACATAAACTACGCGAAGAAAATCTTCAGCAATGCTATGAAAAAGCATAATTATGAAGGGTCGTATACGTATTGTTATTGCACGAAATCATCACATTTTAACTTTGTACTCGAAGAGGCATTAAAAAATGATATACACATAGAAACGTCAAGTTCATTTGACATTCCTATTGTAAGAAAGCTGCACGAAGAAAATAAGGTAACCAAGGATACTTTTGTGGTTTGTAATGGTTTTAAAAGACCTCTTTACAAACAGTATATCAGTGATTTACTAAATGATGGTTTCAAAAATTGTGTTCCAGTATTAGATAACCTAAACGAGCTGGAATACTATGAAGATAAGGTAAATGGCGAGTTTAACGTAGGTATAAGAATAGCCGCTGATGAAGAGCCTAACTTTGAGTTTTATACCTCAAGACTTGGCATTAGGTATAGCGATGTAAATACGCTTTACCGCGATCAGATTAAACCAAGTAAAAAGGCTAAGCTTAAGTTACTTCACTTCTTCATTAATACAGGAATAAAAGACACTGCTTACTACTGGAGTGAGTTAAGCAGATTTATCTTTAAATATTGTGAACTTAAAAAGGAATGTCCTGAGTTAGACACCATTGACATTGGAGGTGGCTTTCCTATAAAAACATCCCTTCATTTTGAATATGACTACAAGTATATTGTAGAGCAAATCATTGAAAACATTAAGTGGATTTGTGGCAAGAACAATGTGCCCGTTCCAAATATCTTCACTGAGTTTGGTAGCTTCACTGTAGGTGAAAGTGGTGCTGTACTTTATAGTATCATGGATCAGAAGCTTCAGAATGATAAGGAGCTTTGGTATATGATAGATGGTTCTTTCATTACTCATCTGCCAGATGCATGGGGACTAAACCAAAAGTACATTCTTCTACCAGTAAACAAATGGGATGATATGTTCCACAAAGTAAACCTGGGTGGATTGACCTGTGATAGTATGGATTATTATAATTCAGAAGCACATTCAGGCGATGTATTTATGCCAATGGTAGACCCTAAAGGAAAAGAGAAACTGTATATCGGCTTCTTCCACACTGGTGCATACCAGGAATCATTGGGAGGATACGGAGGTATTCAGCACTGTCTTATTCCAGCGCCAAAGCATGTTTTGATTAATAAAAACAGCAAAGGAGAAATAGAAACGAAGTTATTTACTGAAGAGCAGGAAAGCGAAGCTATGCTTAAGCTCTTAGGTTATAACAAGTAA
- a CDS encoding D-glycero-alpha-D-manno-heptose-1,7-bisphosphate 7-phosphatase — protein MNKCIFLDRDGVINKDYVDYVYTPEKWELLPGLKEALTSLKKAGYKLVIVTNQSGIAKGIYTREQMHECHQLMQKQLDFAIDHIYYAPWHESVTNSLTRKPGSLMFEKAMAKFNVDPKLSWMIGDKDRDLIPAKKLGIKTIQVDHSDSKNADYKAANLPDALEIIFG, from the coding sequence TTGAACAAGTGTATCTTCCTTGATCGTGACGGGGTCATTAATAAAGATTATGTAGATTATGTGTATACTCCAGAAAAGTGGGAGCTCCTCCCTGGGTTAAAAGAGGCACTCACATCACTGAAAAAGGCTGGTTATAAGCTGGTTATAGTTACTAACCAGTCAGGCATAGCCAAGGGTATTTACACCAGAGAACAAATGCATGAATGTCATCAGCTTATGCAGAAGCAGCTAGACTTCGCCATAGATCATATTTACTACGCGCCATGGCATGAGTCAGTGACTAACAGCCTTACCAGAAAGCCTGGCTCGTTAATGTTCGAAAAAGCTATGGCTAAATTTAATGTAGATCCTAAGCTCTCCTGGATGATTGGCGATAAGGATCGGGATTTAATACCTGCTAAAAAGCTTGGAATTAAAACTATTCAGGTAGATCACTCAGACAGTAAAAATGCGGATTATAAAGCGGCAAACTTGCCAGACGCTTTAGAAATTATATTCGGATAA
- a CDS encoding LytR/AlgR family response regulator transcription factor has protein sequence MNCLIVDDEPIAREVIRTHLQKLNDVHIVAECASAMEAFAQLHQAQIDLIFLDINMPEITGLSFMKSLSKDVKVIFTTAYREYAVDGFDLEAVDYLLKPISFERLLQAVSRYYKVDTKKADDSASTKEEPKDHFYVRADRKMVRVNYSDILYIESFSDYVKIQTTDNTVVSRENISNLESSLPTAQFVRIHRSYIVAINKIEAYTHEIIEIQERELPISRSYKDEVLQKLTQAAG, from the coding sequence ATGAACTGTCTGATAGTAGATGATGAGCCCATTGCAAGAGAGGTGATCAGAACGCACCTGCAGAAGTTAAATGATGTTCATATAGTGGCAGAATGTGCTTCTGCCATGGAGGCCTTTGCTCAGCTACACCAGGCTCAGATCGATTTGATATTTCTGGATATAAATATGCCTGAAATCACGGGGCTTTCCTTTATGAAATCATTGAGTAAAGATGTAAAAGTGATCTTTACCACTGCCTACCGCGAATATGCTGTAGATGGATTTGATCTGGAAGCAGTAGATTACCTCCTTAAGCCAATCTCTTTTGAAAGGTTATTGCAAGCGGTGTCTCGGTATTATAAAGTGGATACAAAAAAGGCTGATGACTCTGCCTCTACGAAAGAAGAGCCAAAAGATCATTTCTACGTACGTGCAGATCGTAAAATGGTTCGGGTGAATTACAGCGATATTTTATACATAGAAAGCTTCAGCGACTATGTGAAAATTCAGACGACAGATAATACTGTTGTGAGTAGAGAGAACATTAGCAACCTAGAAAGCAGCCTTCCAACAGCTCAGTTCGTGCGGATTCACAGATCTTATATAGTGGCTATTAATAAGATTGAGGCTTATACTCATGAAATTATTGAAATCCAGGAGAGGGAGCTTCCTATCAGCCGTAGTTATAAAGATGAGGTGCTGCAGAAGCTTACTCAGGCAGCAGGCTGA
- a CDS encoding bifunctional GNAT family N-acetyltransferase/carbon-nitrogen hydrolase family protein, translating to MTEKQEESSQHLLVTRTLEMGDYDRIVEIMHKCYPMMKGDIWLKSQIKKLIKIFPEGQICVEDHGEVVAFALSIIVDYKKYGDSHSYEQIIDDSNFGTHDDEGDVLYGIDVCVDPDYRGMRLGRRLYDMRKELCEKLNLRSIVAGGRIPNYHKYKDEYTPKEYIQKVRFKEIYDPVLYFQMSNEFHVKKILKNYIPYDKASGSYAVLIEWNNIYFNEEEIHFGSQKNFARIGVVQWQLRSARSVAAFFENVEFFVDAVSGYKADFLVFPELFNAPLMAEFNEDNAAKAIRKLAQYSIEIRDKMVEYAVSYNINIIAGSMPIYEDEKLYNVAYLCRRDGTYEAQYKIHVTPAERNDWGMVGGDKVKVFETDTAKIGILICYDSEFPELSRELADQGMEILFVPFATDMHNGYNRVRVCSMARAIENECYVVISGSVGNLPKVVNMDIQYGQSAVFSPSDFAFPHNAIVSEGTPNTENTIIADVDLNDLKHLHTHGSVRNLLDRRKDLYQVKFKK from the coding sequence ATGACGGAGAAACAAGAAGAAAGCTCACAACACTTATTAGTCACCCGAACTTTAGAGATGGGTGACTATGACAGAATAGTTGAAATTATGCATAAATGTTACCCTATGATGAAGGGTGACATTTGGCTGAAATCTCAAATCAAAAAACTCATTAAGATTTTCCCGGAAGGACAGATTTGCGTGGAAGATCATGGTGAAGTTGTAGCTTTTGCCCTCTCCATTATAGTAGATTACAAAAAGTATGGTGATAGCCATAGTTACGAGCAGATTATAGACGACTCTAACTTCGGTACTCATGATGATGAAGGCGACGTGCTCTATGGTATAGATGTATGTGTAGACCCTGATTATCGTGGTATGCGCCTGGGTAGAAGGTTATATGATATGCGCAAGGAACTATGCGAGAAGCTGAACCTGCGCTCTATCGTGGCAGGTGGCCGCATTCCTAATTACCACAAATACAAAGACGAATACACCCCAAAAGAATACATTCAGAAAGTAAGGTTCAAGGAGATTTATGATCCTGTACTTTACTTTCAAATGAGTAATGAATTTCACGTAAAAAAAATCCTTAAAAACTATATTCCTTATGATAAGGCATCTGGTTCTTATGCGGTGCTTATAGAGTGGAATAATATCTATTTCAACGAGGAAGAAATTCATTTCGGTTCTCAGAAGAACTTTGCCAGAATAGGCGTGGTGCAGTGGCAGCTAAGGTCTGCCAGATCAGTGGCCGCCTTTTTTGAAAATGTAGAGTTCTTCGTAGATGCAGTTAGTGGCTATAAGGCTGATTTTCTGGTGTTTCCAGAGCTTTTTAATGCTCCACTAATGGCTGAGTTTAACGAAGATAATGCTGCCAAGGCCATTCGTAAATTGGCCCAATATTCCATTGAAATACGCGATAAAATGGTGGAGTATGCCGTGTCTTATAACATCAATATCATAGCGGGAAGTATGCCTATCTATGAAGATGAAAAGCTCTACAACGTAGCTTATTTATGTAGAAGAGACGGTACTTATGAAGCCCAATACAAAATCCATGTTACCCCTGCTGAGCGCAATGACTGGGGTATGGTTGGTGGAGACAAAGTTAAGGTCTTCGAAACTGACACCGCCAAGATTGGAATTCTCATTTGTTATGATTCAGAGTTCCCGGAGCTTAGCCGTGAGCTTGCAGATCAGGGTATGGAAATCCTTTTTGTGCCTTTTGCCACAGATATGCATAATGGCTATAACCGTGTGAGAGTCTGCTCCATGGCCCGAGCCATAGAAAATGAGTGCTATGTGGTAATATCTGGTAGTGTGGGCAACCTGCCCAAAGTGGTGAACATGGATATTCAATATGGTCAGTCTGCCGTGTTTTCACCTTCTGATTTTGCCTTCCCTCATAATGCTATTGTTTCTGAGGGTACCCCAAATACCGAAAATACAATCATTGCAGATGTAGATCTTAATGACCTGAAACACCTGCATACGCACGGTAGCGTTCGTAATCTTCTAGACAGAAGAAAGGACTTGTATCAGGTGAAGTTTAAGAAGTAA
- a CDS encoding MotA/TolQ/ExbB proton channel family protein yields the protein MSFSEFIIQGGTMFMGPLTIFGLVLLAIIARGGLLISKKAPEKSFVQNNAIINQLSIFILVFGIFGQLLGLFGAFEAIQVMESGTVSAALLAGGLKVSMLPTLYGTVIFLLGKVGLIILTAIYKK from the coding sequence ATGAGTTTTAGCGAATTTATCATTCAGGGAGGTACAATGTTCATGGGGCCTTTAACCATATTCGGTTTAGTGCTTTTGGCAATAATAGCCAGAGGGGGTTTACTCATTTCGAAAAAAGCTCCTGAGAAGAGCTTTGTGCAAAATAATGCCATTATCAACCAGCTCAGCATTTTCATTCTGGTATTTGGAATATTTGGGCAGCTCCTAGGTTTATTTGGAGCTTTTGAGGCCATTCAGGTCATGGAATCTGGCACAGTATCGGCCGCCTTACTAGCAGGAGGCCTAAAGGTTTCTATGTTACCTACCTTATATGGTACTGTAATTTTCTTATTAGGAAAAGTAGGCCTTATTATATTAACGGCCATTTACAAAAAATAA
- a CDS encoding sensor histidine kinase — MTIAEVKNRVMTIAAHIIFWVLTFLFYVYYFGYNSSDITYVWGFVGFFMPVTILSTYYVNYYLIPRFLLAKRYLKFALYAAYTFIITSFFVTISIFLAFIFLANYYVDQMAPLTRSYMFIFIGIFIVIFLATAIRQLQHAYQVQAKNNELQNLMLEADLKLKTQELQYLKSQVHPHFLFNMLNTLYGMALKKDDQSPDTILRLSNLLDYVLYRVNQPHVTLGKELEHLYDYIELEKLRIGSLLHLEADTSEADNDFMMAPLLLIPFVENCFKHGGYKEGKLHVRLKVESKADGLHFMVKNSVSAQVEQKGGGIGILNIKRRLELLYADHYDLAIKESDQWFEVNLHLGKMKMKTNKETEKKEL; from the coding sequence ATGACAATAGCTGAAGTGAAAAATAGAGTGATGACCATTGCTGCCCATATCATCTTTTGGGTACTCACTTTTTTATTTTACGTCTATTATTTCGGATATAACAGCTCAGACATTACCTACGTGTGGGGCTTTGTCGGTTTTTTTATGCCTGTAACTATTCTTTCTACTTATTATGTCAATTACTACCTAATACCCAGGTTTTTATTGGCAAAACGCTATTTAAAATTTGCGCTATATGCAGCATATACATTTATCATCACCTCATTTTTTGTAACTATATCCATTTTTCTAGCTTTCATCTTCTTGGCTAATTACTATGTAGATCAAATGGCTCCCCTAACAAGGAGCTACATGTTCATTTTTATTGGAATTTTTATAGTTATCTTTCTCGCCACCGCCATTCGTCAGCTACAACATGCATATCAGGTGCAGGCAAAAAATAATGAGTTGCAAAACCTGATGTTAGAAGCAGACTTAAAGCTTAAAACCCAGGAGTTACAATATTTAAAAAGTCAGGTACATCCGCACTTTCTGTTCAATATGCTCAATACGCTCTATGGCATGGCTTTAAAGAAGGATGATCAGTCGCCAGATACTATTCTCAGGCTGTCTAATTTACTTGATTATGTGCTTTATAGAGTAAATCAGCCCCATGTAACGCTAGGAAAGGAGTTGGAGCATTTATATGATTACATAGAACTTGAAAAGCTCAGAATTGGTAGCCTGCTGCACCTGGAAGCTGACACATCAGAGGCTGATAATGATTTTATGATGGCTCCATTACTATTAATCCCTTTTGTTGAAAATTGCTTTAAGCACGGTGGTTATAAAGAAGGGAAACTTCATGTACGTTTGAAAGTGGAAAGTAAAGCCGATGGACTGCACTTCATGGTTAAAAATAGCGTGTCTGCTCAGGTGGAGCAAAAGGGTGGAGGTATTGGTATATTGAACATAAAAAGAAGGTTAGAGCTACTTTACGCAGATCACTACGATCTAGCCATTAAAGAGTCTGATCAATGGTTTGAGGTAAATTTGCATTTGGGTAAAATGAAGATGAAAACTAATAAGGAGACTGAAAAGAAGGAATTATGA
- a CDS encoding deoxyhypusine synthase family protein: protein MAQKPITEFIEKHYLHFNAAALVDAAKGYKKHLEEDKKMLVSLAGAMSTGELGKSLAEMIRQDKLHIISCTGANLEEDVMNLVAHSHYERVPHYRDLTPKEEWDLLEKGLNRVTDTCIPEEEAFRRIQKHIFEIWKDAEEKGERYFPHEFLFKLLNSGVLEQYYEIDPKNSWMIEAAKKNLPMVVPGWEDSTLGNIFASYCLKGELKPSTMKSGIEYMVWLADFYTEQATDQGIGFFQIGGGIAGDFPICVVPMLYQDMERTDTPFWSYFCQISDSTTSYGSYSGAVPNEKITWGKLDIDTPKYIVESDATIVAPLIFGYVLGW, encoded by the coding sequence ATGGCTCAAAAACCCATTACAGAATTTATTGAAAAACATTATTTACATTTCAATGCCGCAGCACTAGTAGATGCTGCCAAAGGATACAAAAAGCATTTAGAAGAAGATAAGAAAATGCTGGTATCATTGGCAGGTGCTATGAGTACAGGTGAGCTAGGTAAGTCACTGGCAGAGATGATCAGACAAGATAAGTTGCACATTATCTCATGTACAGGCGCTAACCTGGAAGAAGATGTAATGAATCTTGTAGCCCATTCACACTACGAAAGAGTGCCTCATTATAGAGATCTTACTCCTAAAGAAGAGTGGGATTTATTAGAAAAAGGACTTAACAGAGTTACAGATACTTGTATACCTGAAGAAGAGGCTTTCAGAAGAATTCAGAAGCATATTTTTGAAATATGGAAAGATGCTGAAGAGAAAGGTGAGAGATATTTCCCTCATGAGTTCCTGTTCAAATTACTCAACTCAGGTGTTTTGGAACAATACTATGAAATTGATCCTAAAAACAGCTGGATGATAGAAGCTGCCAAGAAAAACTTACCAATGGTAGTGCCAGGATGGGAAGATTCTACACTCGGAAATATTTTCGCTTCATACTGCCTGAAAGGTGAGCTTAAGCCTTCTACCATGAAGTCTGGTATTGAGTACATGGTATGGTTAGCTGATTTCTACACAGAACAAGCTACAGATCAGGGGATTGGCTTCTTCCAGATAGGTGGAGGTATAGCAGGAGATTTCCCTATTTGTGTAGTACCAATGCTTTATCAGGATATGGAGCGCACAGATACTCCTTTCTGGAGCTATTTCTGCCAAATTTCAGACTCTACTACCAGTTATGGATCTTATAGCGGGGCTGTACCAAACGAGAAAATCACGTGGGGTAAATTAGATATAGATACACCAAAATATATAGTGGAATCAGATGCTACCATAGTAGCACCACTCATTTTTGGTTATGTGTTAGGATGGTAA
- the ctlX gene encoding citrulline utilization hydrolase CtlX — protein MSRQTTSTIMMIRPVKFRYNEQTAVNNYYQKVLDELDPEEVQAKALQEFDNFVEKLRGKGVKVIVINDTPDPDTPDSIFPNNWVSFHADGKVGLYPMFAENRRLERRDDILGALDNEYGLNVASIEDFSFHEKEDKYLEGTGSMILDRVNKIVYAAISQRTDEDVLDEFCRKFAFKPVKFIANQTVEGERLPIYHTNVMMCVAETFAVICLDSIDDADERKAVIDSLEASGKEIIEITEDQEHHFAGNMLQVNAESGEKYLVMSEAAYQSLTAKQISAIEKHCPIIHSSLDTIEALGGGSARCMMAEVFLPAH, from the coding sequence ATGTCACGGCAAACTACTAGTACAATAATGATGATCAGGCCGGTGAAGTTTAGGTATAATGAACAAACGGCCGTAAATAATTATTACCAAAAGGTTTTAGATGAGTTGGACCCTGAAGAAGTGCAGGCAAAGGCACTGCAGGAGTTTGATAATTTCGTTGAAAAACTGAGAGGCAAAGGTGTTAAGGTGATTGTGATTAACGATACACCAGATCCTGATACCCCAGACTCCATTTTCCCCAATAACTGGGTTTCCTTCCATGCTGATGGCAAAGTGGGATTGTATCCTATGTTTGCCGAAAACAGAAGGCTGGAGCGCAGAGATGATATATTAGGGGCATTGGATAATGAGTATGGTCTTAATGTAGCAAGTATTGAAGACTTTTCTTTCCATGAAAAAGAAGATAAATACCTGGAAGGCACCGGAAGTATGATTCTGGATCGTGTAAATAAAATTGTTTATGCGGCCATCTCTCAGCGAACAGATGAGGACGTACTTGATGAGTTTTGTAGGAAATTTGCCTTTAAACCAGTAAAGTTTATTGCCAACCAAACCGTAGAAGGAGAGCGACTGCCTATTTATCATACTAACGTAATGATGTGCGTGGCAGAAACTTTTGCAGTAATATGCCTGGATTCTATCGATGACGCTGATGAAAGAAAAGCGGTGATTGATAGTTTAGAGGCTTCCGGCAAAGAAATTATAGAGATTACAGAAGATCAGGAGCATCATTTTGCGGGGAATATGCTTCAGGTAAATGCAGAATCAGGAGAGAAGTACCTGGTGATGTCAGAGGCGGCATATCAATCACTTACCGCCAAACAAATTTCAGCGATTGAAAAACATTGTCCTATCATACACAGTTCTTTAGATACTATTGAGGCGTTAGGCGGCGGTAGTGCCAGATGTATGATGGCAGAAGTTTTTTTACCCGCTCACTAA
- a CDS encoding ABC transporter permease — protein sequence MNLSYFISKRITAGGNDSFSSTIHKIAVGSIGIGLAVMIVSFLILKGFQDTVTEKIYSFSSHFKVTKYTLGNSYEESPISINNELYNNYKKYGFIDHVQEYSHKAGLIKTEEEVLGIIFKGVGTSFDLDRFAPNLKEGRFVNFDSTGYSKEVVISKIISDKLRLNVGDDVVIHFFQNPPRVRKLKVVGIYETNLSEYYDDKFIIGDIDLIQKLNNWADSVAGGMEVFVTDESKLDEDEKLLDDIVDYDLFVEKVNDKYIQVFDWLHLISRQVNIFLAIILFVVCVNMISIILILIMERTQMIGLLKAFGANNQLVRKIFTFNGMHLIVKGLALGNLLGIGIGVIQYYLKVIPLNPHDYYMSYVPIGWSWEIIIALNVLTFVVVSLIIIVPTTVIASIDPIKNIKYD from the coding sequence TTGAACCTCTCTTATTTTATATCTAAAAGAATCACTGCAGGTGGAAACGACAGTTTTTCATCTACCATACACAAAATAGCCGTTGGCAGTATTGGTATTGGTTTGGCAGTAATGATCGTTTCCTTTTTGATCCTTAAAGGCTTTCAAGATACCGTTACTGAGAAAATATATAGTTTTAGTTCGCACTTTAAGGTAACGAAATACACCCTCGGAAATTCTTACGAGGAGTCTCCAATTTCTATAAATAATGAGCTCTATAATAACTATAAGAAATATGGTTTTATAGACCATGTGCAAGAATACAGCCATAAAGCAGGCCTGATAAAAACTGAAGAGGAAGTACTCGGCATCATATTTAAAGGTGTAGGCACTAGTTTTGACCTCGATCGTTTTGCTCCTAACCTGAAGGAAGGCCGTTTTGTCAATTTTGATTCGACCGGTTATTCTAAAGAAGTGGTTATCAGTAAGATAATATCTGATAAATTACGTTTGAATGTGGGTGATGATGTGGTTATTCACTTTTTCCAAAATCCACCTAGAGTGAGAAAGCTGAAGGTAGTGGGTATTTATGAGACTAACCTTTCAGAATACTACGATGATAAATTCATCATAGGTGATATCGACCTTATCCAAAAGCTGAATAACTGGGCCGATAGCGTTGCAGGAGGTATGGAAGTGTTCGTTACCGATGAGAGCAAGCTGGATGAGGATGAGAAACTACTAGATGATATTGTGGATTATGATTTGTTCGTTGAAAAGGTGAATGACAAGTACATTCAAGTTTTTGACTGGCTTCATCTTATCAGCCGGCAGGTAAACATATTTCTGGCTATTATCCTTTTTGTAGTTTGTGTGAATATGATTTCCATTATCCTTATTCTTATCATGGAAAGAACACAAATGATAGGTCTTCTAAAGGCTTTTGGGGCTAATAATCAGCTTGTGAGAAAGATATTCACTTTTAATGGTATGCACTTGATAGTGAAAGGTTTAGCCTTAGGAAACTTGCTGGGGATAGGTATTGGTGTTATCCAATACTACCTGAAGGTGATTCCATTAAATCCGCATGATTACTACATGAGTTACGTGCCGATAGGCTGGAGTTGGGAAATTATCATAGCGCTAAATGTGCTAACTTTTGTGGTGGTGAGTTTAATCATCATTGTGCCTACCACAGTGATAGCCAGTATCGATCCTATTAAGAATATTAAGTACGATTAA
- a CDS encoding polyprenol monophosphomannose synthase gives MTDSLVIIPTYNEKENVELIINAVFKLSHKFDILIVDDGSPDGTGNIVKELQKKDFDGRTLHLLEREGKLGLGTAYITGFKFALEKGYEYIFEMDADFSHNPKDLINLYEACALGGYDMSVGSRYITGVNVVNWPMGRVMMSYFASMYVRFITGMPINDTTAGFVCFRRKVLETIELDKIKFIGYAFQIEMKFTTMKYGFKIDEVPIIFTDRTRGKSKMSGSIFKEAFFGVIQLKINSWFKKYQPAA, from the coding sequence GTGACTGACAGCTTAGTAATTATCCCTACATATAATGAAAAAGAAAATGTTGAACTCATTATCAACGCTGTTTTTAAGTTAAGTCACAAGTTTGATATCCTTATAGTAGACGATGGCAGCCCTGATGGTACTGGCAACATTGTTAAAGAACTTCAGAAGAAGGATTTTGATGGCAGAACACTGCATTTGCTTGAAAGAGAAGGCAAATTAGGCTTAGGCACTGCTTACATCACCGGATTTAAATTCGCTTTAGAGAAAGGTTATGAGTACATCTTTGAAATGGATGCTGACTTTTCGCATAACCCAAAAGATCTTATCAATTTATATGAAGCCTGCGCTCTTGGTGGATATGATATGTCTGTCGGGTCAAGATATATTACTGGTGTAAATGTGGTAAACTGGCCCATGGGCCGTGTTATGATGAGCTACTTTGCCAGTATGTATGTACGCTTTATTACCGGCATGCCTATCAATGACACTACTGCTGGTTTTGTATGCTTTAGAAGAAAAGTATTAGAAACCATTGAGCTTGATAAGATCAAATTCATTGGCTATGCTTTCCAGATAGAGATGAAGTTTACCACCATGAAGTATGGTTTTAAAATAGATGAAGTGCCAATTATCTTCACCGATCGTACGCGTGGAAAATCAAAAATGTCTGGATCTATCTTTAAAGAAGCATTTTTTGGTGTTATCCAATTAAAAATCAATAGCTGGTTTAAAAAGTATCAGCCTGCTGCCTGA